The Polynucleobacter sp. MWH-UH2A DNA segment AAAGCGGCTCAGCGTGCCGATCGTATTGGCATTGATGGTATTGAGTTACATGGTGCACATGGATATTTACTGCATCAATTTTTATCACCGATTGCTAACCAACGTACTGATACTTATGGTGGCTCTTTTGAAAATCGAATCCGTTTTCCGCTGGAGATATTTGCTGCTGTCCGTAAAGCTTATAAAGGCGTTTTAGGTATTCGTATTTCAGCTAGTGATTGGATCGAAGGTGGTTGGACTCCAGAAGAAACCGCTGAGTTTGCTAAACGTCTCAAACCACTGGGTTGTGACTTTGTGCATATTTCTTCTGGCGGTATTTCACCAAAACAAAAAATTGCTATTGGTCCAAATTATCAAGTGCCGTTTGCGAAGATTGTTAGAGATCAATCTGGTTTGCCGACGATGACAGTTGGACTCATTACTGAACCAGAGCAGGCCGAAGCTATTTTGCAAGCCGGTGATGCGGATTTAATCGCCTTAGCCCGTGCGTTTTTGTATAAGCCACGTTGGGGGTGGGAGGCTGCTGCTGCACTTGGTGCTACCGTCAAAGCAAATGAACGCTACTGGCGCTGTTTGCCCCGTGAAGCGCAATCCGTTTTCGGTGATGTCAAAGTAGGGCAGCGCTAAATAGTTATATGAATTTCCATGGAGATCAAATGAGTAAATTTTTAGTGATAACAAAATTGATGTTTCTTGGTATGTTGGCAATGCTGAATTTTGCTAATGCCCAGACGTTCCCAGATAGACCCATCGTCTTAGTGGTGCCAAATCCACCCGGGGGTTTAGTGGATACTTCGGCTCGCCTGTTAAGCGAGCCGCTTACCCGTGTTATTGGACAGCCAGTTGTGGTGGATAACAAGCCTGGTGCTAGCGGTAACACTGCTTATCAATATGTTGCCAAAGCAAAACCAGACGGCTATACCTTGTTAATTTCTTATTCTGGGTATCACGTTGGTAATCCTGCGTTAATGGATAAGTTGCCTTGGGATCCGGTTAAAGACTACTCTCCGATTGCGCTACTCACGGTATCTACCAATGTCATTGCAGTGCATCCATCTGTTCCAGTGAATAACCTCAAAGAGTTTATTGCTTATGCAAAGGCTAACCCAGGCAAATTAAATTACGCCTCACAGGGTAATGGTTCGGTATCGCATATTGGTACTGAGATGTTTAAGCAGACTACCGGTGTAGATATGGTCCACGTTCCTTACAAGGGATCTGGCCCCGCTATTCAGGATGTTTTGGCTGGACAGGTGCAGGTATTTATTTCTACTCCACCATCATTGATGCAGCATATTCAAAGCGGTAAGTTAAAAGGCTTGGCAGTTACTGGTAAGAATCGCCATCCTGGAATGCCTAATGTGCCCACCACGGCTGAAGCGGGTCTACCATCTTTTCAATTGGAATCTTGGGTTGGATTATTTGCACCGGCTGGCACTCCGGCACCGATTGTTGCTAAGCTAACTGACTCGGTAAAGAAGAGTCTAGCCTTGCCAGAGGTGAAAGAACGTGCCGATGCGGCTGGTGTTGAATTACGCTATCAAAATCCTGCGGCTACGGAAGCGCTTGTCAAGAAAGAGTTGCCTTACTGGAATAAGGTAATTAAATCAGCCAACATTACCTTAGATTAATATGAGTTAAGCCTGATCCCGTAACACGGGATCAGGTAATGCCAGCGCAAGCGCTCTTGCCGCACTTAATAAAAATTGATCTTGCCCGTAAGCGGCAATGAGTTGCACTCCAATTGGTAGGCCATTCGGGCCAGTGGAGATATTGAGATTGATGCAAGGAAGTCCCAGCAAGGTCCATGACCGACAAAATAAGGGGTCGCCAGTTCCATCCTTAAGTAAAGGCGCTTCCCCAATGGCGCTTGGCGCAATGATTAAATCGACGCTTTCATCAAAGAGACTTTGCATTACTCTTCTGGCGATATTGGTTTGGTCTAAGTCACGCTTGTACTGACTGTATGGAATTGCTGCGCCCTGATCAATCTGAGATGCAATCATCGCACTGAGCTTCTTAGGAAATTGCATTCGTTCAAAAGCAAGACTACGCGACATTTCGCTAAGCATGATGCGCGTTTGTATTTGGGTTATAGGTTGAAGTTCTGCAGGGAGTTCAATATCTAATATATGGCCCTTAGCAAATGCTTCTGCGCTAAAGCGAGCTAATGCAACTGCTCCACGGGTTTCTGAACTGGCATACTGCCATTCAGGCGTTTTGCAAATCCCAATGCGTGGTTTGTTGTGAAGATCAATGACTTTGGCAAGATCATGATCGCCACTCATCGCTGCTACCCCAAGTGCTACATCTTCTACAGTTCGACCAAAGCAACCTAAAGTATCAAGTGATGGAGCTAGACTCTTGACCCCTGCGGTGCTAATTTTCCCGTAGCTTGGTTTGTAGCCCACAACCCCACAAAATGAAGCTGGGCGAATAATTGAGCCGGCAGTTTGACTGCCAGTAGCTAGCGGAATCATAAAATCCGCAACCGCAGCAGCGGAACCACTGGAAGATCCACCAGGTGTATGTTGAGGGTGGTGGGGATTGGTGCTTGGACCGCTTTTAAAAGAGGCAAATTCAGTGGTTACGGTTTTTCCG contains these protein-coding regions:
- a CDS encoding NADH:flavin oxidoreductase/NADH oxidase, giving the protein MSLLFSNYTLGSPRGPLTLANRIVVAPMCQYSAVNGEATDWHLMHWGNLLNSGAGLFIIEATGVTPEGRITPACLGLWDDKTEAALQDKLSRARKLAPATPVFIQLAHAGRKASSATPWDGGQLLSVDKGGWETLAPSAISQLDGERMPHELSAQELSSLIDAFVKAAQRADRIGIDGIELHGAHGYLLHQFLSPIANQRTDTYGGSFENRIRFPLEIFAAVRKAYKGVLGIRISASDWIEGGWTPEETAEFAKRLKPLGCDFVHISSGGISPKQKIAIGPNYQVPFAKIVRDQSGLPTMTVGLITEPEQAEAILQAGDADLIALARAFLYKPRWGWEAAAALGATVKANERYWRCLPREAQSVFGDVKVGQR
- a CDS encoding Bug family tripartite tricarboxylate transporter substrate binding protein, with translation MLAMLNFANAQTFPDRPIVLVVPNPPGGLVDTSARLLSEPLTRVIGQPVVVDNKPGASGNTAYQYVAKAKPDGYTLLISYSGYHVGNPALMDKLPWDPVKDYSPIALLTVSTNVIAVHPSVPVNNLKEFIAYAKANPGKLNYASQGNGSVSHIGTEMFKQTTGVDMVHVPYKGSGPAIQDVLAGQVQVFISTPPSLMQHIQSGKLKGLAVTGKNRHPGMPNVPTTAEAGLPSFQLESWVGLFAPAGTPAPIVAKLTDSVKKSLALPEVKERADAAGVELRYQNPAATEALVKKELPYWNKVIKSANITLD
- a CDS encoding amidase, producing MKDLESLSASQAAKKLAKREIKATDLLLACLDRIGQRESALKAWVSLGKENALARAKALDKGAIKGLLHGLPIGVKDLFHTHDLPTSYGSPIYASNYPSADAVSVALMRQSGGIILGKTVTTEFASFKSGPSTNPHHPQHTPGGSSSGSAAAVADFMIPLATGSQTAGSIIRPASFCGVVGYKPSYGKISTAGVKSLAPSLDTLGCFGRTVEDVALGVAAMSGDHDLAKVIDLHNKPRIGICKTPEWQYASSETRGAVALARFSAEAFAKGHILDIELPAELQPITQIQTRIMLSEMSRSLAFERMQFPKKLSAMIASQIDQGAAIPYSQYKRDLDQTNIARRVMQSLFDESVDLIIAPSAIGEAPLLKDGTGDPLFCRSWTLLGLPCINLNISTGPNGLPIGVQLIAAYGQDQFLLSAARALALALPDPVLRDQA